The following proteins come from a genomic window of Alicyclobacillus dauci:
- a CDS encoding winged helix-turn-helix transcriptional regulator, whose amino-acid sequence MGNHEQLCPKFESAFTLLGKRWTGLIIRVLMQGPKRFKDISEMIPNMSDRMLAERFKELEKAGVLVRHVYPETPVRIEYELTTKGKALQPVMDAVQSWGDEWCVPEKVEQ is encoded by the coding sequence ATGGGAAACCATGAACAGCTGTGCCCGAAGTTTGAATCAGCATTTACCCTTCTCGGTAAACGCTGGACAGGACTCATTATTCGAGTTCTAATGCAGGGCCCCAAGCGGTTCAAAGACATTTCTGAGATGATTCCAAACATGAGTGATCGGATGCTCGCTGAACGCTTTAAAGAGTTGGAAAAAGCGGGTGTTCTCGTGCGACACGTATATCCGGAAACCCCGGTTCGCATCGAGTACGAATTGACGACGAAAGGTAAAGCCCTTCAGCCCGTCATGGACGCCGTTCAATCCTGGGGCGACGAGTGGTGCGTACCGGAAAAAGTAGAACAATAA